In Symphalangus syndactylus isolate Jambi chromosome 15, NHGRI_mSymSyn1-v2.1_pri, whole genome shotgun sequence, the following are encoded in one genomic region:
- the EBPL gene encoding emopamil-binding protein-like isoform X1, with protein sequence MGAEWELGAEAGGSLLLCSALLAAGCALGLSLGRGRGAADRGALIWLCYDALVHFSLEGPFVYLSLVGNVANSDGLIASLWKEYGKADARWVYFDPTIVSVEILTVALDGSLALFLIYAIVKEKYYRHFLQVTLCVCELYGCWMTFLPEWLTRSPNLNTSNWLYCWVYLFFFNGVWVLIPGLLLWQSWVELKKMHQKETSSVKKFQ encoded by the exons ATGGGCGCTGAGTGGGAGCTGGGGGCCGAGGCTGGCGGTTCGCTGCTGCTGTGCTCCGCGCTGCTGGCGGCTGGCTGCGCCCTGGGCCTGAGCCTGGGCCGCGGGCGGGGGGCGGCGGACCGCGGGGCGCTCATCTGGCTCTGCTACGACGCGCTGGTGCACTTCTCGCTG GAAGGCCCTTTTGTCTACTTGTCTTTAGTAGGAAACGTTGCAAATTCCGATGGCTTGATTGCTTCTTTAT GGAAAGAATATGGCAAAGCTGATGCAAGATGGGTTTATTTCGATCCAACCATTGTGTCTGTGGAAATTCTGACCGTTGCCCTGGATGGGTCTCTGGCATTGTTCCTCATTTATGCCAtagtcaaagaaaaatattaccg GCATTTCCTGCAGGTCACCCTGTGCGTGTGCGAGTTGTATGGCTGCTGGATGACCTTCCTCCCAGAGTGGCTCACCAGAAGCCCCAACCTCAACACCAGCAACTGGCTCTACTGTTGggtttacctgtttttttttaacgGTGTGTGGGTTCTGATCCCAGGACTGCTACTGTGGCAGTCATGGGTGGAACTCAAGAAAATGCATCAGAAAGAAACCAGTTCAGTGAAAAAGTTTCAGTGA
- the EBPL gene encoding emopamil-binding protein-like isoform X2, giving the protein MGAEWELGAEAGGSLLLCSALLAAGCALGLSLGRGRGAADRGALIWLCYDALVHFSLEGPFVYLSLVGNVANSDGLIASLWKEYGKADARWVYFDPTIVSVEILTVALDGSLALFLIYAIVKEKYYRDRVAWGE; this is encoded by the exons ATGGGCGCTGAGTGGGAGCTGGGGGCCGAGGCTGGCGGTTCGCTGCTGCTGTGCTCCGCGCTGCTGGCGGCTGGCTGCGCCCTGGGCCTGAGCCTGGGCCGCGGGCGGGGGGCGGCGGACCGCGGGGCGCTCATCTGGCTCTGCTACGACGCGCTGGTGCACTTCTCGCTG GAAGGCCCTTTTGTCTACTTGTCTTTAGTAGGAAACGTTGCAAATTCCGATGGCTTGATTGCTTCTTTAT GGAAAGAATATGGCAAAGCTGATGCAAGATGGGTTTATTTCGATCCAACCATTGTGTCTGTGGAAATTCTGACCGTTGCCCTGGATGGGTCTCTGGCATTGTTCCTCATTTATGCCAtagtcaaagaaaaatattaccg gGACAGAGTGGCCTGGGGTGAATAG